The following proteins are encoded in a genomic region of Rubrobacter xylanophilus DSM 9941:
- a CDS encoding LmeA family phospholipid-binding protein: MSSVAGAAFSLGVLAVLALLAGAYTFLPGVVEGVVARSVQDWLNLERAPEVRLESDPPPAMLLGEFSGGRVVMEGAEFGGLRTRRVEVELEPFRLRVLRSLREGELVPERPIAGDLRVVVAEEEISRVARLDSRVSRVDLRPGAVFVGSDVEVLGNELPFAVRGELSVRGGSLVFAPRSVYIAGAPLPQRVSRRMLEGVSFVYRLEGFPEGTRIGEVRSLDGRLLLTGRIEGLLG; this comes from the coding sequence GTGTCCTCCGTTGCCGGGGCGGCGTTCTCGCTCGGGGTGCTGGCCGTTCTGGCGCTCCTTGCCGGGGCGTACACCTTTCTGCCGGGCGTTGTGGAGGGGGTCGTCGCCCGTAGCGTGCAGGACTGGCTGAACCTGGAGCGGGCGCCGGAGGTGAGGCTCGAGAGCGACCCGCCGCCGGCGATGCTCCTCGGGGAGTTCTCGGGGGGTCGGGTGGTCATGGAGGGGGCCGAGTTCGGCGGGCTCAGGACCCGGCGGGTGGAGGTGGAGCTCGAGCCCTTCCGGTTACGGGTGCTGCGGAGCCTGAGGGAGGGCGAGCTCGTGCCCGAGAGGCCCATCGCGGGGGATCTGCGGGTCGTGGTGGCGGAGGAGGAGATCTCGCGGGTGGCCCGGCTCGACTCGCGGGTGAGCCGGGTGGATCTCAGGCCCGGCGCCGTCTTCGTCGGATCCGACGTGGAGGTGCTCGGCAACGAGCTGCCCTTCGCCGTGCGCGGGGAGCTCTCCGTCAGGGGGGGAAGCCTCGTCTTCGCCCCCCGCTCCGTGTACATAGCCGGGGCTCCGCTGCCGCAGAGGGTCAGCCGCCGGATGCTCGAGGGGGTGAGCTTCGTCTACCGGCTCGAGGGCTTTCCGGAGGGGACCCGGATCGGGGAGGTTCGCTCCCTCGACGGGAGGCTCCTTCTCACCGGCAGGATAGAGGGCCTCCTCGGTTGA
- a CDS encoding helix-turn-helix domain-containing protein, protein MDTTETTGVSERTWLTVPEVAEELHIPRTRAYELIARGELPAVRIGERSIRVNKAELERFLLESRRVVAGK, encoded by the coding sequence ATGGATACGACGGAAACAACGGGCGTTAGCGAGAGGACCTGGCTCACCGTTCCGGAAGTGGCGGAAGAGCTGCACATCCCGCGCACCCGCGCCTATGAGCTGATCGCCCGCGGAGAGCTGCCGGCGGTCAGGATCGGGGAGCGGTCCATCCGCGTCAACAAGGCGGAGCTGGAGCGGTTCCTGCTGGAAAGCCGGCGCGTAGTCGCCGGCAAGTAA
- the ftsX gene encoding permease-like cell division protein FtsX translates to MRFNLGFFLREAAKNIRHNFLMSLTAMTTTFICILVLGLGLLVSSHVEGVVGAVKEDVNIEVYLPDDATQKEIDALRERVAGYPEVSGVEYVSKEEAFDRFKETFRDNPEIYRGIGEDVLPASLEIRLHDPSMADRVAERLRGEEGIGEEDLNYPRQTIDRLNTVTGYMIWGLYGATALFLIASVLLISNAIRLSIFARRKEIEVMKLVGASDGFVRWPFVFEGLLQGLVGAGLAAVVVIWLNFLFVDWAQDALPFVPISSGAVDTLFVLLVLVAVGVAIGVVGSFLSVTRFLKV, encoded by the coding sequence ATGAGGTTTAACCTGGGCTTCTTCCTCAGGGAGGCGGCCAAGAACATCCGCCACAACTTCCTGATGAGCCTGACCGCCATGACCACCACCTTCATCTGCATCCTGGTGCTGGGGTTGGGGCTGCTGGTGAGCTCCCACGTGGAGGGCGTGGTCGGGGCGGTCAAGGAGGACGTGAACATAGAGGTCTACCTGCCCGACGACGCCACCCAGAAGGAGATAGACGCCCTGCGCGAGCGGGTGGCGGGCTACCCGGAGGTCTCGGGCGTGGAGTACGTCTCCAAGGAGGAGGCCTTCGACCGCTTCAAGGAGACCTTCCGGGACAACCCCGAGATCTACCGGGGCATCGGGGAGGACGTGCTGCCGGCCTCGCTGGAGATCCGGCTGCACGACCCGTCCATGGCCGACCGGGTCGCCGAGCGGCTCAGGGGAGAGGAGGGCATCGGCGAGGAGGACCTCAACTACCCGCGCCAGACCATAGACCGGCTCAACACCGTGACCGGGTACATGATCTGGGGTCTCTACGGGGCCACCGCGCTCTTCCTGATCGCCAGCGTGCTCCTGATCTCCAACGCCATCCGCCTCTCCATCTTCGCCCGGCGCAAGGAGATCGAGGTGATGAAGCTGGTCGGGGCCTCCGACGGGTTCGTGCGCTGGCCCTTCGTCTTCGAGGGGCTCTTGCAGGGGCTCGTGGGCGCGGGGCTCGCGGCGGTCGTGGTGATCTGGCTGAACTTCCTGTTCGTGGACTGGGCCCAGGACGCGCTGCCGTTCGTCCCGATCTCCTCCGGCGCCGTGGACACCCTGTTCGTCCTGCTGGTGCTGGTGGCGGTGGGGGTGGCCATCGGCGTGGTGGGGAGCTTCCTCTCCGTGACCCGCTTTCTGAAGGTCTAG
- a CDS encoding DUF202 domain-containing protein, translating into MANERTLLSWVRTGINAIGVGILLDTVVGALSGCSLARLLRGSAGGRLPAGGARPLRSHLGCLRRADRAGRGRPVRPARMPDWPGRDACRADLREPSGRL; encoded by the coding sequence CTGGCCAACGAGCGAACCCTGCTCTCCTGGGTCAGGACCGGTATCAACGCGATCGGCGTCGGCATCCTGCTCGACACGGTGGTTGGGGCTCTCTCTGGGTGTTCTCTCGCCCGGCTCCTTCGGGGATCGGCCGGTGGCCGACTCCCGGCAGGAGGGGCTCGTCCTCTTCGGTCCCATCTTGGTTGTCTTCGGCGGGCCGATAGAGCTGGCCGCGGTCGTCCGGTTCGTCCAGCACGGATGCCCGATTGGCCGGGGCGTGATGCCTGCAGGGCGGATCTCAGGGAGCCCTCTGGGAGACTTTAA
- a CDS encoding ArsR/SmtB family transcription factor yields MARDGERKLSDEGFEMVAEQFKVFAEPMRLKLVYALMEGEKRVSDLVEETGGLQANVSKHLGVLLDAGVVRRRKQGTSSYYSIADDTVYELCDLMCGSVERRLEVQLEGIARS; encoded by the coding sequence ATGGCGAGAGACGGCGAGCGCAAGCTTTCGGACGAGGGCTTTGAGATGGTGGCCGAGCAGTTCAAGGTCTTTGCCGAGCCGATGCGGCTGAAGCTGGTCTACGCCCTCATGGAGGGCGAGAAGCGGGTCTCCGACCTGGTGGAGGAGACCGGCGGGCTGCAGGCCAACGTCTCCAAGCACCTCGGCGTCCTGCTGGACGCGGGGGTCGTGCGGCGGAGAAAGCAGGGCACGAGCTCCTACTACAGCATAGCCGACGACACCGTATACGAGCTCTGCGACCTGATGTGCGGCTCGGTGGAGAGGCGGCTGGAGGTCCAGCTGGAGGGCATAGCCCGCTCCTGA
- a CDS encoding SulP family inorganic anion transporter, producing the protein MERASIAGLEKALPAYGWLRNYRREDLSKDLVAAVVIAAMLVPQGMAYALLAGLPASYGLYASTVPAVVYALFGTSRHMPVGPPALMALLTFTSVSELAEPRTPEYISLALLLALMVGVLQLVIGFLRMGFIVNFISHPVLSGFIYASAVLIALSQLEHMLGTPVSGGHSTVEVVLEHAKRIEEANPWTLAVGLGSLASLVVLGRALPRLPAALVVVAAATLVVYLSGLDDKGVNVVGRVPGGLPGLSLPALDPEAVRTLAPSAAVVAFVGFIESVSVAKAIAAREKYKIDSNQELRALGLANISAAFFSGFPVAGSFSRTAVQYQSGGRTQLASVATALLVLLVLLFLTPLFYYLPSAALAAVILVAVYKLLDFREAWRIFRIRRVDGYALLITFVFTLLVGVEQGIVVGAGFALLAFIRRTAYPRITELGYVPEKDAFLGVESNPGAKTFPEALIARFDARLYYANVPFLEEWLLKRVAERPELKWVFLDCRGVNDIDVTAIEGLEDLLSGYRSRGIEIIFTHMKLPVREQLEKAGWDTKFGGRGRRYCYQTTREAVRAVGLPVAGGASSPERRPWRRSVPGDGRSG; encoded by the coding sequence CTGGAGAGAGCTTCAATAGCAGGGCTGGAAAAGGCACTTCCAGCGTACGGGTGGCTGAGGAACTACAGGCGCGAGGATCTCTCGAAAGACCTCGTGGCGGCGGTGGTCATCGCCGCCATGCTGGTGCCCCAGGGGATGGCCTACGCGCTGCTCGCCGGCCTACCCGCCAGCTACGGGCTCTACGCCTCGACCGTCCCTGCGGTCGTCTACGCGCTCTTTGGCACCTCCCGCCACATGCCGGTCGGTCCCCCGGCGCTCATGGCGCTCCTCACCTTCACCTCGGTCTCCGAGCTTGCAGAGCCGAGAACCCCGGAATACATCTCGCTCGCCCTGCTGCTCGCGCTTATGGTGGGGGTGCTGCAGCTGGTGATAGGGTTCCTGCGCATGGGGTTTATCGTCAACTTCATCTCGCATCCCGTGTTGAGCGGCTTCATCTACGCCTCTGCCGTCTTGATCGCGCTGAGCCAGCTGGAGCACATGCTGGGGACGCCTGTCTCCGGCGGGCACTCCACGGTAGAGGTGGTGCTGGAGCACGCCAAGAGGATCGAGGAGGCGAACCCCTGGACGCTCGCCGTCGGGTTGGGCAGCCTCGCGTCGCTGGTGGTGCTCGGGAGGGCGCTGCCCCGCCTCCCCGCCGCTCTGGTGGTCGTCGCCGCGGCCACGCTCGTCGTCTACCTGTCCGGCCTGGACGATAAGGGCGTGAACGTCGTCGGGAGGGTTCCCGGGGGGCTGCCGGGCCTCTCACTGCCCGCGCTAGATCCCGAGGCGGTGCGAACGCTCGCGCCGTCGGCCGCGGTCGTGGCCTTCGTCGGCTTTATAGAGTCGGTCTCGGTCGCCAAGGCGATAGCCGCCAGGGAGAAGTACAAGATCGATTCGAACCAGGAGCTGAGGGCGCTCGGGCTTGCCAACATCTCCGCCGCTTTCTTTTCCGGGTTTCCGGTGGCCGGCTCCTTCTCCCGAACAGCGGTTCAATACCAATCCGGGGGGCGGACGCAGCTGGCCTCCGTGGCCACCGCCCTCCTGGTGCTCCTGGTCCTTCTGTTCCTGACGCCCCTCTTCTACTACCTGCCGAGCGCGGCACTGGCCGCGGTCATCCTGGTCGCCGTCTACAAGCTGCTGGATTTCAGGGAGGCATGGAGGATCTTTCGGATCCGGCGCGTCGACGGGTACGCTCTGCTGATCACCTTCGTCTTCACGTTGCTTGTGGGGGTTGAGCAGGGCATCGTGGTGGGGGCCGGCTTTGCTCTGCTGGCGTTTATCCGACGTACCGCCTATCCGCGCATCACGGAGCTGGGTTATGTTCCGGAGAAGGATGCCTTCCTGGGGGTCGAGAGCAACCCCGGGGCGAAGACCTTTCCCGAGGCACTTATAGCCCGCTTCGATGCCCGGCTGTACTACGCCAACGTGCCTTTTCTGGAGGAGTGGCTGCTGAAGAGGGTGGCAGAGAGGCCGGAGCTGAAATGGGTCTTTCTCGACTGCCGCGGGGTCAACGACATCGACGTGACCGCCATAGAGGGGCTTGAAGACCTCCTCTCCGGCTACAGGTCCCGCGGGATCGAGATCATCTTTACGCACATGAAGCTGCCGGTGCGCGAGCAACTCGAAAAGGCCGGTTGGGATACAAAGTTTGGCGGGAGAGGGCGCCGTTACTGCTACCAGACCACCAGGGAGGCGGTAAGGGCCGTCGGTTTGCCGGTCGCCGGCGGGGCGTCGAGCCCGGAACGCCGGCCATGGAGGCGTTCCGTTCCGGGGGATGGGCGGTCCGGTTGA
- the murI gene encoding glutamate racemase: protein MSDPRPIGVFDSGVGGLTVLAEIRDRLPYEHTIYFGDTARVPYGVRDLAEVRWFAYEIIRYLVSLNVKLVVIACNTATAAALMTAQRSFDVPIIGVIEPGARAAVLETRNRRVGVLATPATVESGAYAKAISYLDAGIEVYEQAAPEFVPLIERGITSGPELEAAARRYLAPLQERGADVVILGCTHYPLISETINRILGPRVRLISSAGQTALEVGRVLSRRGYLRRPRHAEDLGSSVYVCTADPEEFAALGSRFLDQKIEAVLPASLDPSPRSDAPLLY from the coding sequence GTGAGCGATCCCAGGCCCATAGGCGTCTTCGACTCGGGGGTGGGGGGGCTGACGGTGCTCGCCGAGATCCGGGACCGGCTCCCCTACGAGCACACCATCTACTTCGGGGACACCGCGCGGGTGCCCTACGGGGTACGGGATCTCGCGGAGGTCCGGTGGTTCGCCTACGAGATCATCCGCTACCTCGTGAGCCTCAACGTGAAGCTGGTGGTCATCGCGTGCAACACCGCCACGGCCGCGGCGCTCATGACCGCCCAGCGCTCCTTCGACGTGCCCATCATCGGGGTTATAGAGCCGGGGGCGCGGGCGGCGGTGCTGGAGACCAGAAACCGCCGGGTGGGCGTCCTGGCGACCCCCGCCACGGTGGAGAGCGGGGCCTACGCCAAGGCGATCTCCTACCTCGACGCGGGGATAGAAGTCTACGAGCAGGCGGCCCCCGAGTTCGTCCCGCTCATCGAGCGGGGGATCACCTCCGGCCCCGAGCTGGAGGCGGCGGCCCGCCGGTACCTGGCTCCCCTGCAGGAGCGGGGGGCTGACGTCGTCATCCTCGGCTGCACCCACTACCCGCTCATCTCCGAGACCATAAACAGGATCCTCGGCCCCAGGGTGCGCCTGATCTCCTCGGCCGGACAGACGGCGCTGGAGGTGGGGCGGGTGCTCTCCCGCCGCGGTTACCTGCGCCGGCCCCGGCACGCCGAGGACCTGGGGAGCTCCGTCTACGTGTGCACCGCCGACCCCGAAGAGTTCGCCGCCCTCGGCAGCCGCTTCCTCGACCAGAAGATAGAGGCCGTCCTCCCCGCCTCGCTGGACCCCAGCCCCAGGTCCGACGCCCCTTTGCTATACTAA
- a CDS encoding glutaredoxin family protein, protein MSKVVVFTTSSCPWCERAKRYLRERGVAFKEVNVERDPGAARDLVRRTGSTGVPVIKIGGKWIVGFDRQRIDQELARRAS, encoded by the coding sequence ATGAGCAAGGTTGTGGTCTTCACGACGTCGAGTTGTCCGTGGTGCGAGCGGGCCAAGCGGTATCTGCGGGAGAGGGGCGTGGCGTTCAAGGAGGTGAACGTGGAGCGGGATCCGGGGGCGGCGCGGGATCTGGTGCGCAGGACCGGCTCCACGGGGGTCCCGGTGATCAAGATCGGCGGCAAGTGGATCGTCGGTTTCGACAGGCAGCGCATAGACCAGGAGCTGGCGCGCCGCGCCTCCTGA
- a CDS encoding YidH family protein — protein sequence MREHLANERTLLAWVRTGIGLVSVGFVVERAGAPAFGTPGGRETVLASGVFGLALVVLGCLALVVGAVQFFRNRRMIMAGVFAPKSAPYIVVVAGSLLLAVSFIVYTALSR from the coding sequence GTGCGGGAGCACCTCGCCAACGAGAGGACGCTGCTCGCCTGGGTGCGGACGGGGATCGGCCTTGTCTCGGTCGGTTTCGTGGTCGAGAGAGCCGGGGCGCCGGCGTTCGGCACCCCCGGAGGGCGGGAGACGGTCCTGGCGTCCGGGGTCTTCGGTCTCGCCCTGGTCGTCCTCGGATGCCTGGCCCTGGTCGTGGGGGCGGTGCAGTTCTTCCGCAACCGGCGGATGATCATGGCCGGGGTGTTCGCTCCGAAGTCGGCCCCCTACATTGTCGTCGTCGCCGGGAGCCTGCTGCTAGCCGTGTCGTTCATCGTCTACACGGCGCTGTCGAGGTAA
- a CDS encoding ribonuclease R family protein produces MSASRRARDNTATMPAVLVRRGKYSVADPLFVDERRPILVARKLRRGAEAGDLVLVRARERKGSLRGEVVRVIGPSSDPRNVYEALFASIGVSRSFPRGVEEEAEAVAGRSFGERRDLRRLPTVTIDGEDAKDFDDAISILREDGGYRLWVHIADVTHYVDPGGALDRQALYRGNSVYLPGTVAPMLPARLSADVCSLRPHADRAAVTVEISVSGEGEVRGWKVYRSLICSDARLTYEAVDAFLEGRGEIEQPELVRTAFELSRRLKTNAAVRGKLELESREPEYEVDEEGVPVAASMRPSTPARELIEELMILANVCVARELRRRRGAVFRVHERPSPEDLELLAERLAAVGVRVEPTPENLGTIARMLKSRALGYLVLRSIPRALYSPGNVGHYGLALEDYTHFTSPIRRYADVLVHRALLGDELPENLPEVAEHISEREWQSMICERTADEYTLMWLMRDRVGEVFEGTVVSTTSFGLFVEMETGATGLVHASKLPGWWELEPSGVVLSNDEIGASYRVGDRVLVELLDITPLLQRAELRVVKRL; encoded by the coding sequence GTGAGCGCCTCTCGCAGAGCCAGGGACAACACGGCCACCATGCCCGCGGTGCTGGTCCGCCGGGGCAAGTACTCGGTCGCCGACCCCCTCTTCGTGGACGAGCGGCGGCCCATCCTCGTCGCCCGCAAGCTGCGCCGGGGGGCGGAGGCCGGGGACCTCGTGCTGGTGCGGGCCCGGGAGAGAAAGGGCTCGCTGCGCGGCGAGGTGGTCCGGGTGATCGGGCCGTCCTCCGACCCGCGCAACGTCTACGAGGCCCTCTTCGCCTCCATCGGGGTCTCGCGCTCCTTCCCCCGCGGGGTGGAGGAGGAGGCCGAGGCGGTCGCGGGCCGCAGCTTCGGCGAGCGGCGGGACCTGCGCCGCCTGCCCACGGTGACCATCGACGGCGAGGACGCGAAGGACTTCGACGACGCCATCTCCATCCTCCGGGAGGACGGCGGCTACCGGCTGTGGGTGCACATCGCCGACGTGACCCACTACGTGGACCCCGGCGGGGCGCTCGACCGGCAGGCCCTCTACCGGGGCAACTCCGTCTACCTCCCGGGCACCGTGGCCCCGATGCTTCCCGCCCGGCTCTCCGCGGACGTGTGCTCCCTGCGCCCGCACGCGGACCGGGCTGCCGTGACGGTCGAGATCTCCGTCTCCGGCGAGGGAGAGGTGCGGGGCTGGAAGGTCTACCGCAGCCTCATCTGCAGCGACGCCCGGCTCACCTACGAGGCCGTGGACGCCTTTCTGGAGGGTCGGGGCGAGATAGAGCAGCCAGAGCTCGTGCGCACCGCCTTCGAGCTCTCCCGGAGGCTCAAGACCAACGCCGCCGTGAGGGGCAAGCTGGAGCTCGAGAGCCGGGAGCCCGAGTACGAGGTCGACGAGGAGGGCGTCCCCGTCGCCGCCTCGATGCGCCCCTCCACGCCCGCCCGCGAGCTGATAGAGGAACTCATGATCCTGGCCAACGTCTGCGTCGCGAGGGAGCTGCGCAGGAGGCGCGGGGCGGTCTTCCGGGTGCACGAGCGCCCCTCCCCGGAAGACCTCGAGCTGCTCGCCGAGCGCCTCGCTGCCGTGGGGGTGCGGGTCGAGCCCACCCCCGAGAATCTGGGCACAATCGCCCGCATGCTCAAGTCGCGGGCGCTGGGTTACCTCGTGCTCCGCTCCATACCCCGGGCCCTCTACTCGCCCGGCAACGTGGGGCACTACGGGCTCGCGCTCGAGGACTACACCCACTTCACCTCGCCCATCCGGCGCTACGCCGACGTGCTCGTCCACCGGGCGCTGCTCGGGGACGAGCTGCCCGAGAACCTCCCTGAGGTGGCCGAGCACATCTCCGAGAGGGAGTGGCAGAGCATGATCTGCGAGCGCACCGCGGACGAGTACACCCTCATGTGGCTGATGCGGGACAGGGTGGGGGAGGTCTTCGAGGGCACCGTGGTGAGCACCACCTCCTTCGGTCTCTTCGTGGAGATGGAGACCGGGGCCACCGGTCTCGTCCACGCCAGCAAGCTGCCCGGCTGGTGGGAGCTCGAGCCGAGCGGCGTGGTGCTCTCCAACGACGAGATCGGGGCCTCCTACAGGGTGGGGGACCGCGTTCTGGTAGAATTGCTGGACATCACGCCGCTGCTTCAGAGGGCCGAGCTCAGGGTGGTGAAGAGGCTGTGA
- the smpB gene encoding SsrA-binding protein SmpB — MSDFARNRKALHDFDIEETYEAGIALTGPEVKSVREGRANLRESYVRVRNGEVFLVGAHISPYKNATNVPQEPTRDRKLLLHRKEIDRLAGKSQEERKTIIPLRLYPKNGLVKLEIAVASRKRQYDKRREIAKKTAQREIERAMKERLRR; from the coding sequence GTGAGCGACTTCGCGCGCAACAGAAAGGCGCTGCACGACTTCGACATAGAGGAGACCTACGAGGCGGGCATCGCCCTCACCGGCCCGGAGGTGAAGTCCGTCCGCGAGGGGCGGGCCAACCTGCGGGAGAGCTACGTGCGGGTGAGAAACGGCGAGGTCTTTCTCGTCGGGGCGCACATCTCGCCCTACAAGAACGCGACCAACGTCCCCCAGGAGCCGACCCGGGACCGCAAGCTCCTCCTGCACCGCAAGGAGATAGACCGCCTCGCCGGGAAGAGCCAGGAGGAGAGGAAGACCATCATCCCGCTGCGCCTCTACCCCAAGAACGGGCTCGTAAAGCTCGAGATAGCGGTCGCCAGCCGCAAGCGGCAGTACGACAAGCGGCGCGAGATCGCCAAGAAGACCGCTCAGCGCGAGATAGAGCGCGCGATGAAGGAGCGCCTCCGCCGTTGA
- the ftsE gene encoding cell division ATP-binding protein FtsE: MIRFSNVSKIFGRDTVALENINLEIEAGEFVFLVGPSGSGKSTMVRLILKEMEPTTGAIYVRGVRLSSIPRRKIPRHRRNIGCVFQDFKLLPNKTAAENVAYAMEVTGQRRRAIRTKVPQILDLVGLSDKMDKYPDQLSGGEQQRVSIARAFVSQPPILIADEPTGNLDPDTSVGIMQLLHRINRIGTTVIVATHDKEMVDVMRKRVVALEDGRIVRDRVKGAYADEV; encoded by the coding sequence ATGATCCGATTCAGCAACGTCAGCAAGATCTTCGGCAGGGACACGGTCGCCCTGGAGAACATAAACCTCGAGATCGAGGCCGGGGAGTTCGTCTTCCTGGTCGGGCCCTCGGGCTCCGGGAAGTCCACCATGGTGCGGCTCATCCTCAAGGAGATGGAGCCCACCACCGGGGCCATCTACGTGCGGGGGGTCAGGCTCTCCTCCATCCCGCGCCGCAAGATCCCGCGCCACCGGCGCAACATCGGCTGCGTCTTCCAGGACTTCAAGCTGCTGCCCAACAAGACGGCCGCCGAGAACGTGGCCTACGCCATGGAGGTCACCGGGCAGCGGCGGCGCGCCATCAGGACGAAGGTCCCCCAGATTCTGGACCTCGTGGGCCTCTCGGACAAGATGGACAAGTACCCGGACCAGCTCTCCGGCGGGGAGCAGCAGCGCGTCTCCATCGCGCGGGCCTTCGTCTCGCAGCCGCCGATCCTCATCGCCGACGAGCCCACCGGCAACCTCGACCCGGACACCAGCGTGGGCATCATGCAGCTCTTGCACCGCATCAACCGCATCGGCACCACCGTGATCGTGGCCACCCACGACAAGGAGATGGTGGACGTGATGCGCAAGCGGGTGGTGGCGCTGGAGGACGGGCGGATCGTGCGCGACAGGGTGAAGGGGGCGTACGCCGATGAGGTTTAA